The proteins below are encoded in one region of Oreochromis niloticus isolate F11D_XX linkage group LG6, O_niloticus_UMD_NMBU, whole genome shotgun sequence:
- the LOC100691756 gene encoding beta-1,3-galactosyltransferase 2, producing MDNKKRHLKGIFICIAAAVTFILFNLNPKKVLLDRNIPYQAASAEPRWEDPGPYHVAYPRNYKFIMDDTPTCRTTTPFLILMVPVAPGNVATRNAIRQTWGNEKLVLGQRVETVFIVGLPGGSDAEHQQEKLQQENQQYHDLIQSNFQDSYYNLTIKTMVMLEWLAAHCTKASFVMKIDSDVLLNVPNLVKLLVDPSTAKQNYMTGLVWWHSPVLRNPFIKFYMPRSVIAESEYPPYPLGFAYVMSLDLPGKILEVSPQIKPIYIEDAYLGMCLKRLGVSPTDPPEETMFLVKPSHSLSSCSLSKLIASTTTSMFQMNGYWERIKRGVQC from the coding sequence ATGGACAACAAGAAGAGGCACCTAAAAGGCATCTTCATTTGCATTGCAGCAGCAGTGACTTTCATCCTTTTCAATCTGAATCCCAAGAAAGTGTTACTGGATAGGAACATTCCTTATCAAGCAGCATCAGCAGAGCCACGTTGGGAGGATCCAGGACCATATCATGTGGCCTACCCACGAAACTACAAATTCATCATGGATGACACGCCCACATGCAGGACCACAACTCCTTTCCTTATTCTGATGGTTCCTGTTGCACCCGGTAATGTGGCAACTCGGAATGCCATCCGACAGACGTGGGGAAATGAGAAGCTGGTTCTGGGTCAGCGGGTAGAGACTGTCTTCATAGTGGGCCTCCCTGGTGGAAGTGATGCTGAACATCAGCAAGAGAAGCTACAGCAGGAGAATCAGCAATACCATGACCTGATTCAGAGCAACTTTCAGGACAGCTACTATAATCTGACTATCAAGACTATGGTCATGCTGGAGTGGCTGGCTGCACACTGTACTAAGGCTTCCTTTGTCATGAAGATCGACTCCGATGTGCTACTCAATGTCCCGAATCTGGTGAAACTGTTGGTGGATCCTAGCACAGCTAAACAAAACTATATGACTGGGCTGGTTTGGTGGCATAGTCCCGTTTTAAGGAACCCATTTATAAAGTTCTACATGCCTCGATCTGTGATTGCTGAATCAGAGTACCCCCCGTATCCGCTCGGCTTTGCCTACGTCATGTCACTAGACCTTCCTGGGAAGATCTTGGAAGTGTCACCTCAGATCAAACCGATCTACATTGAAGATGCTTACCTCGGCATGTGTCTGAAACGCCTGGGCGTATCTCCTACTGACCCTCCTGAAGAAACAATGTTTCTTGTCAAGCCCAGCCATTCTCTGAGCAGCTGCAGTCTTTCAAAGTTGATCGCTTCTACTACAACAAGCATGTTTCAGATGAATGGCTACTGGGAGAGGATCAAACGGGGAGTTCAGTGCTGA